In Terriglobales bacterium, one genomic interval encodes:
- a CDS encoding DUF1015 domain-containing protein, with amino-acid sequence MSPDAMAEVFPFSALRYDPAQVEPAQVLTQPYDKITPAMQERYYASSPYNLVRIILGKNEPGDDGSSNVYSRAATRFAAWRGTGILRPDPGPGFYAYCQQFAAPGECGVIQERRGFIGLGRLEEYSAGVVFRHEQTLSRPKADRLELLRATRAHFGQIFVLYCDPQCTLDPLLSPPRPPEVEVRDEYGVRHRLWRISEPAAVTAIRARLHGRPLVIADGHHRYETALTYRNQRRVQAGRTDPDAPYERVMMTFVNTQGGGILILPTHRVLSGLPDFRADAGNLAAGGFFAVRDLSTEFDPARPAALLPATPPGETALLAVTAERAFLLRAGADVNHPALQGLSPRQAGLDVVRLHKVVLEAGLGIGEAAVRDQRHIAYLRDAREAVERVRGGGADVAFLMNPVDVDQVTSLALAGEVLPQKSTDFYPKLLSGLTIYALE; translated from the coding sequence ATGAGCCCGGATGCCATGGCGGAAGTCTTTCCCTTTTCGGCGCTGCGCTACGATCCCGCCCAGGTCGAGCCCGCCCAAGTCCTCACCCAGCCCTACGACAAGATCACCCCGGCCATGCAGGAGCGCTACTACGCCTCCAGCCCCTACAACCTGGTGCGCATCATCCTGGGCAAGAACGAGCCCGGCGATGATGGGAGCAGCAACGTCTACAGCCGCGCCGCCACCCGCTTCGCAGCCTGGCGCGGGACGGGCATCCTGCGCCCCGACCCCGGGCCCGGCTTCTACGCCTACTGCCAGCAGTTCGCAGCGCCCGGGGAGTGCGGGGTGATCCAGGAGCGCCGTGGCTTCATCGGCCTTGGGCGCCTCGAGGAATATTCCGCCGGCGTGGTCTTCCGCCACGAACAGACGCTCTCCCGGCCCAAGGCCGACCGGCTGGAGCTGCTGCGCGCCACCCGCGCCCACTTTGGGCAGATCTTCGTGCTTTACTGCGATCCGCAGTGCACGCTCGACCCTCTCCTGTCGCCGCCCCGCCCGCCTGAAGTCGAGGTGCGCGACGAGTACGGGGTGCGGCACCGCCTGTGGCGCATCTCGGAGCCGGCCGCCGTCACCGCCATCCGCGCGAGGCTGCACGGCCGCCCCCTCGTCATCGCCGACGGCCACCATCGCTACGAGACCGCGCTCACCTACCGCAACCAGCGGCGCGTCCAGGCCGGGCGGACCGATCCCGACGCGCCCTACGAGCGCGTGATGATGACGTTCGTGAATACCCAGGGCGGCGGAATCCTCATCCTGCCGACCCACCGCGTGCTCTCGGGTTTGCCGGATTTCCGCGCGGACGCAGGGAACCTCGCGGCCGGCGGCTTCTTCGCGGTGCGCGACCTGAGCACAGAGTTTGATCCCGCCCGGCCGGCTGCTCTGCTCCCCGCCACGCCGCCGGGCGAGACCGCGTTGCTGGCGGTGACCGCCGAGCGCGCCTTCCTGTTGCGCGCCGGTGCCGACGTCAACCACCCCGCCCTGCAAGGTCTCTCCCCGCGCCAGGCCGGGCTCGACGTGGTGCGCTTGCACAAGGTCGTGCTGGAGGCGGGGCTGGGCATCGGCGAAGCGGCGGTGCGCGACCAGCGCCACATCGCCTACCTGCGCGACGCGCGCGAGGCGGTGGAGCGCGTCCGCGGTGGCGGCGCCGACGTGGCCTTCCTCATGAATCCTGTGGACGTGGACCAGGTGACCTCGCTGGCCCTGGCCGGCGAGGTCCTGCCCCAGAAGTCCACCGACTTCTATCCTAAGCTGCTCAGCGGGCTGACCATCTATGCGCTGGAGTAG
- a CDS encoding VWA domain-containing protein, giving the protein MARKSGDGRGSCSREAVSCRVRRLMQGWAAGLILLLVLAPVGARAQDSTSDVHVVPRNTTPANAVPGMNPALRTHTKPVKVDVDLVLVPVTVTDPMNRLVTGLEKDNFEVWDGKQQEQIRHFSCEDAPISLGVIFDHSGSMTDKIDKAKQAVIEFFKTANPQDEFFMVTFSDRPELVSDFTKSIDAIQGRMLYTIPKGATALLDAIYLGIDKMREARNSRKALLIISDGGDNRSRYTDSEIRDVVREADVQIYAIGIFEPNPPTPEEKYGPVLLDQITSETGGRLFRIYDANELEDVASKIGIELRNQYVLGYRPSSAPKDGKWHKIKVRLLPPKGLPPLHVYAKTGYYAPSQ; this is encoded by the coding sequence ATGGCCCGCAAAAGTGGTGACGGGCGCGGGTCCTGCTCGCGAGAGGCGGTTTCCTGCCGGGTGCGGCGGCTGATGCAAGGGTGGGCCGCCGGCTTGATCCTGCTGCTGGTCCTGGCGCCGGTGGGCGCGCGGGCGCAGGATTCCACCAGCGACGTGCACGTCGTACCCCGCAACACGACGCCGGCCAACGCCGTTCCAGGCATGAACCCGGCGCTGCGCACGCACACCAAGCCGGTCAAGGTGGATGTCGATCTGGTGCTGGTGCCGGTCACGGTCACCGATCCCATGAACCGCCTGGTCACCGGCCTGGAGAAGGACAACTTCGAAGTCTGGGACGGCAAGCAGCAGGAGCAGATCCGTCACTTTTCCTGCGAGGACGCTCCTATCTCCCTGGGCGTGATCTTCGATCACAGCGGCAGCATGACCGATAAGATCGACAAGGCCAAGCAGGCGGTCATCGAGTTCTTCAAGACCGCCAACCCGCAGGACGAATTCTTCATGGTCACGTTCTCCGACCGGCCGGAGCTGGTTTCGGACTTCACCAAGTCCATCGACGCCATCCAGGGCAGGATGCTGTACACCATCCCCAAGGGCGCCACGGCGCTGCTGGACGCCATCTACCTGGGGATCGACAAGATGCGGGAGGCGCGCAACAGCCGCAAGGCCTTGCTCATCATCTCCGACGGCGGCGACAACCGCAGCCGCTACACCGACAGCGAGATCCGCGATGTGGTGCGCGAGGCCGACGTCCAGATCTACGCCATCGGCATCTTCGAACCCAATCCGCCCACCCCGGAGGAGAAATACGGTCCCGTGCTGCTGGACCAGATCACCAGCGAGACCGGGGGGCGGCTGTTCCGCATCTACGACGCCAACGAGCTGGAGGACGTGGCCAGCAAGATCGGCATCGAGTTGCGCAACCAGTACGTGCTCGGCTACCGCCCCAGCAGCGCCCCCAAGGACGGCAAGTGGCACAAGATCAAGGTGAGGTTGCTTCCACCCAAGGGCCTGCCGCCGCTCCATGTGTATGCCAAAACAGGGTACTATGCGCCTTCGCAATAG
- a CDS encoding N-acetylmuramoyl-L-alanine amidase has translation MAVLATLAARGPAAEERHLHVFAASARYQVAITEREGKEYIGLTDLLQPLGPFSGRVDGHKFKYRFRGVEGEVQDGKTQARVGKLKVELPAPAVLEGENALIPLAAAPSLLAHFLGTRVDYHPTSRRLMIGIADVSFTAELRKGESPALVLNFSAPVNPTISTGAGALRMVFTREPVVSWAEKFNFNDRLIPSAVYSESAGAAVLTVHGTAPLLATFSNSGRTITISAAPGAVPPTVAVAPTPVPPLEVPTPAPAPAPQPSLPVGGYRPRFLVVIDPGHGGDDRGATLSAQLAEKDVTLALGRRLRAELQNRGFNTLLLRDGDVTLSPEQRAEAANGARAAVYISLHADVLGTGVRIYTSLLPPSAGHPGAFLPWESAQAGYLGSSRILANSILEEVAKKQISVAMQPAPVAPLNNIAAAAVAVEVAPARPDVNSLTQVAYQQAVVTAIANALAQARPQLEGAR, from the coding sequence GTGGCCGTGCTGGCGACCCTGGCGGCGAGGGGGCCGGCGGCTGAGGAGCGCCACCTCCACGTCTTTGCCGCCAGCGCTCGCTACCAGGTCGCCATCACCGAGCGCGAGGGCAAGGAGTACATCGGCCTGACCGACCTGCTGCAGCCTCTGGGCCCGTTCAGCGGCCGCGTGGACGGACACAAGTTCAAGTACCGCTTCCGCGGCGTCGAAGGCGAGGTACAGGACGGCAAGACCCAGGCGCGCGTGGGCAAGCTCAAGGTCGAACTTCCCGCGCCGGCGGTGCTGGAGGGCGAGAATGCCCTCATCCCCCTGGCCGCGGCTCCCAGCCTGCTGGCGCACTTCCTGGGAACCCGGGTGGACTACCACCCCACCAGCCGCCGCCTCATGATCGGGATCGCCGATGTCAGCTTCACCGCCGAGCTCCGCAAGGGCGAGTCTCCTGCCCTGGTCCTGAACTTCTCTGCCCCTGTGAATCCCACCATCAGCACGGGAGCGGGGGCGCTGCGCATGGTCTTCACCCGCGAACCCGTGGTCTCCTGGGCGGAGAAGTTCAACTTCAACGACCGCCTGATCCCCTCGGCGGTGTACAGCGAATCCGCCGGGGCGGCGGTGCTGACCGTGCACGGGACCGCGCCCCTGCTGGCCACCTTCAGCAACAGCGGACGCACCATCACCATCAGCGCGGCCCCCGGGGCGGTGCCGCCTACCGTGGCGGTGGCGCCCACACCCGTGCCGCCCCTGGAGGTCCCGACGCCCGCACCCGCACCGGCCCCGCAACCTTCGCTGCCGGTGGGCGGCTACCGGCCGCGTTTTCTGGTGGTGATCGATCCCGGCCACGGCGGCGATGATCGCGGCGCCACGCTGTCTGCCCAGCTCGCCGAAAAAGACGTCACCCTGGCCCTGGGCCGCCGCCTGCGCGCGGAGCTGCAGAACCGCGGCTTCAACACGCTGCTGCTGCGCGACGGCGATGTCACCCTCAGCCCCGAGCAGCGCGCCGAAGCCGCCAACGGCGCCCGCGCCGCCGTCTACATCTCCCTGCACGCCGACGTGCTGGGCACCGGAGTGCGCATTTACACTTCACTGCTGCCGCCGTCGGCGGGCCACCCCGGCGCCTTCCTGCCCTGGGAGAGCGCCCAGGCGGGCTACCTGGGATCCAGCCGCATTCTGGCCAACAGCATCCTGGAGGAGGTCGCCAAAAAGCAGATCAGCGTGGCCATGCAGCCGGCGCCGGTCGCCCCCCTCAACAACATCGCTGCCGCCGCGGTGGCGGTCGAAGTCGCGCCCGCCCGCCCGGACGTGAATTCCCTCACCCAGGTCGCCTACCAGCAGGCGGTGGTGACCGCCATCGCCAACGCGCTGGCGCAGGCACGTCCGCAACTGGAGGGCGCGCGATGA